A DNA window from Phragmites australis chromosome 11, lpPhrAust1.1, whole genome shotgun sequence contains the following coding sequences:
- the LOC133884923 gene encoding lachrymatory-factor synthase-like translates to MAKEAAAEQQEQGQWQGAVEARLPSTPASAAWPHIASFCALHRYLPGIDLCERAAGADGQPGCVRYCASFAPGTEEVARWAREELLELDDATRRLDYAVVGSSIGFGRYVASITVVPEEEEGEGCRLVWAFECEPVQGWSRDGLVGYLDGAIKGMAARIAAAAADRAGGDVAA, encoded by the coding sequence ATGgcgaaggaggcggcggcggagcagcAGGAGCAGGGGCAGTGGCAGGGCGCGGTGGAGGCCCGTCTGCCGTCGACCCCGGCCTCCGCTGCGTGGCCGCACATCGCCAGCTTCTGCGCGCTGCATCGGTACCTCCCGGGCATCGACCTCTGCGAGCGCGCGGCGGGCGCCGACGGCCAGCCCGGCTGTGTCCGCTACTGCGCTTCCTTCGCGCCGGGCACCGAGGAGGTCGCCAGGTGGGCGCGCGAGGAGCTGCTGGAGCTGGATGACGCCACGCGCCGCCTCGACTACGCCGTCGTGGGCAGCAGCATCGGGTTCGGCCGCTACGTCGCCAGCATCACGGTCGtgcccgaggaggaggagggggagggatgCAGGCTGGTGTGGGCTTTCGAGTGTGAGCCCGTGCAGGGGTGGAGCCGGGACGGCCTCGTCGGGTACCTCGACGGCGCCATCAAGGGCATGGCCGCGcggatcgccgccgccgcagccgatCGTGCAGGAGGAGACGTCGCTGCCTGA